In Aciduliprofundum sp. MAR08-339, a single window of DNA contains:
- a CDS encoding FAD-dependent oxidoreductase → MAMKRIGVFICHCGRNIAGTVDVKRVAEEIGKREDVAFSTTYVFMCSQPGQKLIEDSIKKYNLDGVVVANCSPTLHERTMRNAAARAGLNPYRVEIANIREWAAWPHEDNPEAATRKAIRIINATIEKLKANASLHPIEVSVKKRALVIGGGVAGMQAALDLADAGIETVVVEKEPSLGGNMIRLSETFPTLDCPQCILTPKMNDVGGHPNIKLYTYSEVEEVEGYLGNFKVKIKRKSPFIDWNKCTGCGECAKVCPTVLPSDFDLKMATRKATHIPFEQAVPFKYTITYNGVPPCNAACPLHLDAQGYVAAAKAGRFDRSIDVVWEKLPFAGIAGRICTHPCESACSRGDIDKPVGIREIKRFVADWAVKNRRKYILHVKEERDKSVAIIGAGAAGLMAAHDLREMGYKVTVYDKLPVIGGMLAVGIPPYRLPQDVIDYEVQPLIDAGVEFVLNYEVNADNFEEIRKKHDAVIIAIGTHKERHLDIPGEDKAMHALEFLKKVNLGERMDIKGKKVIVVGGGNSAVDAARTALRLGADVTIAYRRTRQEMPAIPEEMVDAEEEGVKFEFLVSPAEILDGKIRMERMKLGEKDSSGRRRPVPTGEFVELPADIVILAVGELPDASFAEKLGIETERNRIKVNEFMQTSLPNVFAAGDAVTGAWDWVHAAAYGRWAAKNVAHFLQGEEMEKVQIEMHSNLRGYKELAYPAKRHDTKKLDMEERRSTFKEFNLGYSDEDVVDEAKRCLGCGGCAKCGLCVEVCEANAIDLHMKDWYVEEEVGSIIVATGFEVMPAEAFPELGGKYPDVITSLQFERLLAPSGPTAGVPKRPSDGKIPKSIVFVHCVGSRDPQSGVPYCSRICCMYTIKQAMLVKHAFPDIAVYDFYIDIRSNGKGYEEFYHRAKEEYGVNFIRGKVSKVYKVGDRYRVQGVDTLTGRIIEVDADMVILATAAKGSSTVKKLAKKLRIPYDEWGWLKETHLKLKPLETPVGGVFIAGAAQFIKDITDSVSQGSGAAAKAMALLSKPQLEKEPLLAKVDPEICAGCGRCKDQCAYGAITIDPIRHVSVVNEALCEGCGACSANCPTTAIQVVNFKKGQVIRAVDILAEVF, encoded by the coding sequence ATGGCTATGAAGAGAATTGGTGTGTTCATATGCCACTGTGGCCGTAACATTGCGGGTACTGTTGATGTGAAACGGGTTGCGGAGGAAATCGGTAAGAGAGAGGATGTGGCCTTCTCCACCACCTATGTTTTCATGTGCTCACAGCCTGGCCAGAAACTGATTGAGGATTCAATAAAGAAGTACAATTTAGATGGTGTAGTGGTTGCAAACTGCTCTCCTACCCTTCACGAGAGGACAATGCGTAACGCGGCAGCGAGAGCGGGACTGAATCCTTACCGCGTGGAAATTGCAAACATAAGAGAGTGGGCTGCCTGGCCCCACGAGGACAATCCTGAGGCGGCGACTAGGAAGGCAATACGCATAATAAACGCCACCATTGAGAAACTCAAAGCGAATGCCTCTCTGCATCCTATTGAGGTATCCGTTAAGAAGCGTGCCTTGGTGATTGGAGGTGGAGTAGCCGGAATGCAGGCTGCTCTGGATCTCGCAGATGCAGGGATTGAAACTGTGGTGGTTGAGAAAGAACCATCCTTGGGGGGAAATATGATAAGGTTGAGCGAAACATTCCCAACTTTGGATTGTCCGCAGTGTATTCTCACACCGAAGATGAACGATGTGGGTGGTCATCCGAATATAAAGTTGTACACCTACAGTGAGGTTGAAGAGGTTGAGGGGTATCTGGGCAATTTCAAGGTTAAGATAAAAAGAAAATCACCGTTCATTGACTGGAATAAATGTACGGGATGCGGGGAATGCGCCAAAGTTTGCCCCACGGTGCTTCCAAGCGATTTTGATTTGAAGATGGCAACACGCAAGGCAACCCACATTCCCTTTGAGCAGGCAGTTCCATTCAAGTACACCATAACTTACAATGGAGTGCCGCCCTGTAACGCTGCCTGTCCTCTGCATTTGGATGCTCAGGGCTATGTGGCTGCTGCAAAGGCAGGAAGATTTGATCGCTCCATTGATGTTGTGTGGGAGAAACTTCCTTTTGCGGGGATTGCTGGAAGAATATGTACGCACCCATGCGAATCAGCCTGCTCCCGCGGTGATATTGACAAGCCTGTGGGAATAAGGGAGATAAAGAGATTTGTTGCCGACTGGGCTGTCAAGAATCGCAGAAAGTACATCTTGCATGTTAAGGAGGAGCGTGATAAAAGCGTTGCCATAATCGGGGCCGGTGCTGCAGGTCTTATGGCCGCCCATGATTTGAGGGAGATGGGATACAAGGTTACCGTGTACGATAAACTCCCTGTGATCGGAGGTATGCTTGCTGTAGGTATTCCTCCATACAGGCTTCCGCAAGATGTTATAGATTACGAGGTGCAGCCCCTGATAGATGCGGGCGTGGAATTTGTTTTGAACTATGAGGTTAACGCGGATAATTTTGAAGAGATCAGAAAGAAGCACGATGCAGTTATAATCGCGATAGGTACTCACAAGGAGAGGCACCTGGACATTCCAGGAGAGGACAAGGCAATGCACGCGCTGGAATTCCTGAAGAAGGTGAATCTGGGAGAGAGGATGGACATAAAGGGCAAGAAGGTCATAGTTGTTGGTGGTGGAAACAGCGCCGTTGATGCCGCACGCACCGCTCTTCGCCTTGGAGCGGATGTCACCATTGCTTACAGAAGAACCCGTCAGGAGATGCCCGCCATTCCTGAGGAGATGGTGGATGCAGAGGAAGAGGGTGTGAAATTTGAATTCCTAGTTAGCCCGGCAGAGATACTGGACGGCAAGATAAGGATGGAGAGAATGAAACTGGGTGAGAAGGATTCCAGTGGAAGACGCAGGCCCGTGCCAACTGGAGAATTTGTGGAACTTCCGGCGGATATAGTGATCCTTGCCGTTGGAGAGTTGCCTGATGCATCCTTTGCCGAGAAATTGGGCATTGAAACTGAAAGAAATCGCATAAAGGTGAATGAGTTCATGCAAACCTCCCTGCCCAATGTTTTTGCCGCGGGAGATGCGGTGACAGGGGCATGGGATTGGGTACACGCCGCTGCCTATGGAAGATGGGCTGCAAAGAATGTGGCTCACTTCCTGCAGGGTGAGGAGATGGAGAAAGTGCAGATAGAGATGCACTCAAATCTGCGCGGATACAAGGAACTCGCCTATCCTGCCAAGAGGCACGATACCAAGAAGCTTGATATGGAGGAAAGGCGCAGCACGTTCAAGGAGTTCAATCTTGGATACAGTGATGAGGATGTTGTTGATGAGGCAAAGCGCTGCCTTGGATGCGGTGGCTGTGCAAAATGCGGCCTTTGCGTGGAGGTCTGCGAGGCGAATGCCATAGATCTTCATATGAAGGACTGGTATGTGGAGGAGGAGGTTGGCTCAATAATTGTGGCCACTGGCTTTGAGGTAATGCCCGCTGAAGCATTTCCCGAATTGGGTGGCAAGTATCCGGATGTTATTACATCTTTGCAATTTGAGCGTCTTCTTGCCCCATCAGGTCCTACTGCAGGTGTTCCAAAAAGACCTTCTGACGGGAAGATTCCCAAGAGCATAGTGTTTGTGCACTGCGTGGGCTCAAGGGATCCACAGAGTGGAGTGCCTTACTGCTCAAGAATATGCTGTATGTACACCATCAAGCAGGCAATGCTAGTCAAACACGCGTTCCCAGATATAGCGGTTTACGATTTCTACATTGATATCAGATCCAATGGCAAGGGATACGAGGAGTTCTACCACCGTGCAAAGGAGGAGTATGGGGTGAACTTCATACGCGGCAAGGTCTCCAAGGTTTACAAGGTTGGAGATAGATACCGTGTGCAGGGTGTGGATACGCTTACGGGAAGGATAATTGAGGTTGATGCAGACATGGTCATTCTGGCCACCGCTGCCAAGGGTTCGTCCACGGTTAAAAAACTGGCGAAGAAGTTGCGCATCCCGTACGATGAGTGGGGCTGGCTTAAAGAGACGCATCTCAAACTCAAGCCCCTGGAGACTCCAGTGGGCGGAGTGTTCATTGCTGGTGCTGCTCAGTTCATAAAGGATATAACGGATAGCGTCTCGCAGGGCAGCGGTGCCGCTGCGAAAGCCATGGCTCTTCTCTCCAAGCCGCAGCTGGAGAAGGAACCACTCCTAGCGAAGGTTGACCCTGAGATTTGCGCCGGGTGCGGAAGATGCAAGGATCAGTGCGCCTACGGAGCCATAACAATAGATCCCATACGGCATGTTTCCGTTGTCAACGAGGCACTGTGCGAAGGTTGCGGTGCCTGCAGCGCCAACTGTCCAACCACTGCAATTCAGGTGGTGAACTTCAAGAAGGGACAGGTGATTCGTGCTGTTGACATACTCGCGGAGGTGTTCTAA